The Methylomonas sp. UP202 DNA window GAAGCGCTCGGCATGCTTGGTGTGTACCAGCACGTTGATCTTGACGTTCGGATCGCGCCGGGCCATGACCCGGCACACTTCGGGATTGCCCAGATGGCAGGCCAGGAGCAACGCGCCGCGCCCCCGTCCTAAATCGGCCAGCAGCCGCTCGCGGCCCTCGAATTCGACCGCATCCGCCGGCAAGGCATCGGCCCAGGCCGCCAGTTTGTCGATGATGGCGTTGGCGAAGGCGATGAAATGCCGCCAACTCCGCCAGTTCAAATACTCCGGCCGCTCGCCGTTAAATATCGCCAAACGCCGCCAAAATTCGCGACTGGCCTGTCTTGCGCTAGGATCGCTTAGCCAGTAATAACTGACCACCGGATACAAGAACGCCTGCAACACCGGCCGGCCGCCGTAACGGAACACGCCGAACAGCAAGCGCATGCCCCAAACGCAGGTCGATTCGCCGATTTGCGCCCAATGGCCGGCGGCCTTCATCGCAAACGCCTGAACAGCAAAACCGGCAGTCTGAGCAGCATCCCGAAAAACAAACGGGCATGTGTCGCGGAAATCAACGCGTTATCGCGGAACAGCCGAAAGTGCGACACGCCGTCTTCCGGATAACGCACCGCCGTCGGCAGGTTGAGCGCGGCCACGCCTTGCCAATACAGCCGGACCACGATGTCGATGTCGAAGGCCATGCCGCTAGCCACGCGTTGCCCCGCCAGCAGGCGTTCGACCGCCGCCAGCGGATACAAGCGAAACCCGCACATGCCGTCGGCGATGGCATCCGACCAGGTGTTGATACGAATCCAGAAGTTGGTGATGCGCCGGCCGTGTACCCGGCTCCGCGGCGCGTCGGCGCCGTAGCGCGGCGCACCGAGTATCATCGCCTCCGGGTAAAGACGGGCCAGAGCCAGAAACGCCGGAATATCGGCGGCGTCGTGCTGGTCGTCGGCGTCGATTTGCAGCGCGTGACTGAAGCCTCGCGCGCCGGCCTGTCGAAAACCGTCGATAACCGCCGCGCCCTTGCCGCCGTTCGCCGGCCGCTCCAACAAGCTCAGCCAATCGCCTTGCGCGGCGGCCAGCTCGCGCAATACTTGTCCGCAGGCCGGCGAGCTGCCATCATTGACCAATAGGCAGGACAATCCGTGCGGCTTGAGCCGCGCCAACAAGGCCGGCAGCGCCCGCTCGTGGTTGTAAAC harbors:
- a CDS encoding glycosyltransferase family 2 protein, which encodes MTIKVCIVIPVYNHERALPALLARLKPHGLSCLLVNDGSSPACGQVLRELAAAQGDWLSLLERPANGGKGAAVIDGFRQAGARGFSHALQIDADDQHDAADIPAFLALARLYPEAMILGAPRYGADAPRSRVHGRRITNFWIRINTWSDAIADGMCGFRLYPLAAVERLLAGQRVASGMAFDIDIVVRLYWQGVAALNLPTAVRYPEDGVSHFRLFRDNALISATHARLFFGMLLRLPVLLFRRLR